From a region of the Neodiprion fabricii isolate iyNeoFabr1 chromosome 7, iyNeoFabr1.1, whole genome shotgun sequence genome:
- the LOC124186625 gene encoding mucolipin-3-like produces the protein MAEGLTTSGTTSSREKKKNNTMGSNNVLRNNSWSHGDDSGDDSDLLNGNENDQPRAMQSSPRPSHRFYSSMTAAENIMRRKLRFFFMNPIEKWHAKRRIPYKFIIQVIKLILVTVQLCLFAHNNYMHVNYTWDNRIAFSHLFLKGWDNTQEVAAYPPAIGPLALYRQDEFFQTIDYALKGYNNLSNAIGPYSYVAEDNSIVPVQLCLHRYKVGKIFGFNESYVFNSEIVEKCFNVTHNLSKSFESRKFFQEKQEPIDFPALVRAYLKFAIKTVNFKAAGAITPPDCYLFNITIDFDNRDHDGQMLLSLDADPIRLRCKEDATYIMDNEIEMKLGTLLNMLVIIVCTISLILCSRAICKAQLLKYETVSFFQNTYGKKLSVEGRLEFLNLWYIMIIINDLLIIMGSAIKEQIERTHYGGDQWNTCSVFLGTGNLLVWFGVLRYLGFFKTYNVVILTLKKAAPKVARFLICAILIYAGFTFCGWLILGPYHLKFRSLATTSECLFALINGDDMFATFSIMSFKSPMLWWYSRIYLYTFISLYIYVVLSLFISVIMDAYDTIKLYYRDGFPKSDLQSFVAICTDEASSGVYMSENEESENITELFDRFFCCRKKPYSSFDESSTGSSSAKSETVCNTAICI, from the exons ATGGCGGAGGGGTTGACAACGTCGGGGACGACGTCTTCtcgcgagaagaaaaaaaacaacacaatGGGCAGCAACAACGTTTTGCGAAACAACAGTTGGAGCCACGGTGATGACAGCGGGGATGACAGCGACTTGCTGAACGGGAATGAAAATGATCAGCCGAG GGCCATGCAATCGAGTCCGCGACCGAGTCACCGCTTCTATAGTTCGATGACTGCGGCGGAGAATATAATGCGACGCAAGCTGAGATTCTTCTTCATGAATCCTATAGAGAAGTGGCATGCCAAGCGTAGGATACCGTACAAATTTATTATCCAAGTGATCAAACTAATACTGGTCACGGTACAGCTATGCCTTTTCGCTCACAACAATTACATGCACGTCAATTACACATGGGATAACCGAATTGCATTTTCACACCTGTTTCTAAAGGGATGGGACAACACTCAGGAG GTTGCCGCCTATCCGCCGGCAATTGGCCCACTTGCGCTGTATAGAcaagatgaattttttcagacgaTAGATTACGCCTTGAAAGGTTACAACAACCTAAGCAACGCGATAGGCCCTTATTCTTATGTAGCTGAAGATAACTCGATAGTACCAGTTCAACTGTGTCTTCACCGTTACAAAGTGGGAAAGATATTTGGCTTCAACGAGAGCTACGTCTTCAACAGCGAAATCGTAGAGAAATGCTTCAATGTGACACACAATCTATCCAAAAGTTTTGAGTCccgtaaatttttccaagaaaaacaaGAGCCCATCGATTTCCCTGCGTTAGTGAGGGCGTATTTGAAGTTTGCCATTAAAACTGTCAACTTCAAAGCAGCTGGAGCAATTACACCGCCTGATTGCTATCTGTTCAACATTACGATTGATTTTGACAATCGAGATCACGATGGACAAATGCTTTTGTCTTTGGACGCAGATCCGATAAGACTGCGTTGCAAGGAAGATGCAACTTACATAATGGATAATGAGATTGAAATGAAGCTGGGAACACTTCTGAATATGCTGGTAATCATTGTTTGCACGATATCGCTGATTCTCTGTTCGAGAGCAATATGCAAAGCACAGCTACTCAAGTATGAGACTGTAAGTTTCTTCCAAAACACGTATGGCAAAAAGCTGAGTGTTGAAGGCAGGCTTGAGTTCCTCAATTTATGGTACATCATGATAATCATCAACGATCTATTGATCATAATGGGATCCGCTATCAAGGAGCAAATTGAGAGAACGCACTACGGAGGCGATCAGTGGAATACCTGCAGTGTTTTTCTCGGCACCGGTAATCTTTTGGTGTGGTTCGGAGTCCTAAGGTATTTGGGATTCTTTAAAACGTACAACGTCGTTATACTGACGTTGAAAAAGGCCGCACCCAAAGTAGCCAGGTTTTTAATTTGTGCGATATTGATATACGCTGGTTTCACTTTCTGCGGCTGGCTAATCCTTGGCCCGTATCACCTGAAGTTCCGCTCTCTAGCTACGACGTCGGAATGCCTCTTTGCCCTGATAAACGGTGACGATATGTTTGCaacattttcaataatgtCGTTCAAATCGCCCATGCTCTGGTGGTACTCGAGGATATACCTATACACCTTTATTTCACTCTACATTTACGTGGTTCTAAGTCTTTTCATATCCGTGATAATGGATGCTTACGACACGATAAAACTCTACTATCGCGACGGTTTCCCAAAGAGCGATTTGCAATCCTTTGTTGCCATTTGTACAGACGAGGCGTCGAGCGGTGTATACATGTCAGAGAACGAAGAATCTGAGAATATCACAGAATTGttcgacagatttttttgttGTCGTAAGAAACCGTATTCCAGTTTTGACGAATCAAGCACAGGCAGCAGTTCTGCCAAGTCAGAAACAGTTTGCAACACAGCTATCTGTATAtag
- the LOC124186626 gene encoding kelch-like protein 5 isoform X2 has protein sequence MPTARSNKGDPEIRLNKADTEIRFSQREASTSEQSISSIVSSISISQDENFRVLKHAENSLKVMDSYFQKQQLTDVTLVAGNRRIPAHRLVLSAGSEYFAAMFTSTLRESAQHEIELKGVDGDALLALVQYCYTGCIELREDSVETLLGTACLLQLNPVVKACCHFLIKQLHPSNCLGIRMFADTQGCAHLLSVAHAYTTEHFMEVISNQEFLSLSGNEVAKLLESEDVNVPSEETIFHALMTWLQHDPDNRCKDASKLLSYVKLPLLSPAFIADNIESNEVFRDQRAAQDLVMEALKYHLLPERRPLLQSGRTRPRKATVGLLLAVGGMDANKGATSIDAFSLRDNAWKNLANMSGRRLQFGAAVVEKKLLVVGGRDGLKTLNTVECFDFSSLIWNTLPPMNTHRHGLGVAVLEGPLYAVGGHDGWSFLNTVERWDPAARQWSYIAPMSTQRSTVGVAVLNNKLYAVGGRDGSSCLRTVECYDPHTNKWTPCAPMSKRRGGVGVGVVNGYLYALGGHDAPASNPSASRFDCVERYDPKTDTWTMVAAMSVARDAVGVCVLGDRLLAVGGYDGQQYLTLVEAYDPHLNEWQEVSPLKMGRAGPCVVVKNLIGKT, from the exons ATGCCGACAGCCCGTTCGAACAAAGGCGATCCGGAGATCCGTTTGAACAAAGCCGATACGGAAATCCGTTTTTCACAAAGAGAAGCATCGACGAGTGAACAGAGCATATCCAGCATTGTGTCAAGCATTTCGATATCACAGGATGAAAACTTCCGGGTTCTCAAACATGCCGAGAATAGCCTCAAAGTTATGGATTCTTACTTTCAGAAGCAACAGCTCACCGATGTCACTTTGGTGGCAG GCAACAGACGAATTCCTGCGCATCGTCTTGTTCTGAGCGCTGGCTCAGAATATTTTGCAGCAATGTTTACAAGCACCCTGAGAGAATCGGCACAGCATGAAATCGAGCTGAAGGGAGTCGATGGAGATGCGCTCTTGGCACTCGTCCAGTACTGTTATACcg GATGCATAGAACTGCGAGAAGATAGCGTCGAAACACTACTCGGAACTGCATGTCTGCTACAATTGAATCCGGTGGTGAAAGCCTGCtgtcactttttaataaaacaacTTCACCCAAGTAATTGTCTCGGTATAAGAATGTTTGCCGATACTCAAGGCTGCGCGCATTTATTAAGCGTCGCGCACGCCTACACGACAGAACATTTCATGGAAGTAATAAGCAATCAAGAATTTTTATCCCTATCCGGTAACGAAGTCGCTAAACTTTTGGAATCCGAGGATGTAAACGTTCCGTCGGAGGAAACGATTTTTCAC gcTCTAATGACATGGTTGCAACATGATCCTGATAATCGGTGCAAGGATGCAAGCAAGTTACTAAGCTACGTTAAACTGCCGCTACTATCGCCTGCT TTCATAGCCGACAACATTGAAAGCAACGAAGTATTCAGAGACCAAAGAGCTGCTCAAGATTTAGTCATGGAGGCTTTGAAGTACCACCTACTACCTGAACGCAGACCCTTGTTGCAATCCGGTCGTACCAGACCTCGAAAAGCGACTGTAGGTTTATTGCTGGCCGTAGGAGGAATGGACGCTAACAAAG GTGCTACATCTATTGATGCATTCTCACTGAGAGACAACGCGTGGAAAAACTTGGCAAACATGAGCGGAAGACGTTTGCAATTCGGTGCTGcagttgttgaaaaaaaattactagtCGTCGGAGGAAGGGATGGTCTCAAAACTTTGAACACCGTTGAGTGTTTCGACTTTTCTAGTTTAATTTGGAACACTTTGCCACCAATGAATACGCATCGACATGGATTAG GAGTCGCGGTATTAGAAGGACCTTTGTATGCTGTCGGAGGACACGATGGTTGGAGTTTTCTAAATACAGTAGAAAGGTGGGATCCGGCAGCGCGCCAATGGAGTTACATTGCCCCCATGTCGACGCAACGATCGACGGTTGGCGTAGCAGTGCTGAATAACAA GCTATACGCTGTAGGTGGCAGAGATGGTAGCTCGTGTTTAAGAACAGTGGAATGCTACGATCCCCATACAAATAAATGGACACCATGCGCTCCAATGTCAAAACGCCGAGGAGGAGTTGGCGTAGGTGTTGTTAACGGTTATCTTTACGCTTTAGGAGGACACGACGCACCTGCAAGCAACCCCAGTGCGAGTCGATTCGACTGCGTTGAgag GTACGATCCTAAAACCGACACGTGGACGATGGTGGCAGCAATGAGCGTAGCCAGAGACGCAGTTGGCGTTTGTGTACTCGGCGACAGGCTTTTAGCTGTCGGTGGATACGATGGTCAAC
- the LOC124186626 gene encoding kelch-like protein 5 isoform X3 has protein sequence MFTSTLRESAQHEIELKGVDGDALLALVQYCYTGCIELREDSVETLLGTACLLQLNPVVKACCHFLIKQLHPSNCLGIRMFADTQGCAHLLSVAHAYTTEHFMEVISNQEFLSLSGNEVAKLLESEDVNVPSEETIFHALMTWLQHDPDNRCKDASKLLSYVKLPLLSPAFIADNIESNEVFRDQRAAQDLVMEALKYHLLPERRPLLQSGRTRPRKATVGLLLAVGGMDANKGATSIDAFSLRDNAWKNLANMSGRRLQFGAAVVEKKLLVVGGRDGLKTLNTVECFDFSSLIWNTLPPMNTHRHGLGVAVLEGPLYAVGGHDGWSFLNTVERWDPAARQWSYIAPMSTQRSTVGVAVLNNKLYAVGGRDGSSCLRTVECYDPHTNKWTPCAPMSKRRGGVGVGVVNGYLYALGGHDAPASNPSASRFDCVERYDPKTDTWTMVAAMSVARDAVGVCVLGDRLLAVGGYDGQQYLTLVEAYDPHLNEWQEVNVSPLKMGRAGPCVVVKNLIGKT, from the exons ATGTTTACAAGCACCCTGAGAGAATCGGCACAGCATGAAATCGAGCTGAAGGGAGTCGATGGAGATGCGCTCTTGGCACTCGTCCAGTACTGTTATACcg GATGCATAGAACTGCGAGAAGATAGCGTCGAAACACTACTCGGAACTGCATGTCTGCTACAATTGAATCCGGTGGTGAAAGCCTGCtgtcactttttaataaaacaacTTCACCCAAGTAATTGTCTCGGTATAAGAATGTTTGCCGATACTCAAGGCTGCGCGCATTTATTAAGCGTCGCGCACGCCTACACGACAGAACATTTCATGGAAGTAATAAGCAATCAAGAATTTTTATCCCTATCCGGTAACGAAGTCGCTAAACTTTTGGAATCCGAGGATGTAAACGTTCCGTCGGAGGAAACGATTTTTCAC gcTCTAATGACATGGTTGCAACATGATCCTGATAATCGGTGCAAGGATGCAAGCAAGTTACTAAGCTACGTTAAACTGCCGCTACTATCGCCTGCT TTCATAGCCGACAACATTGAAAGCAACGAAGTATTCAGAGACCAAAGAGCTGCTCAAGATTTAGTCATGGAGGCTTTGAAGTACCACCTACTACCTGAACGCAGACCCTTGTTGCAATCCGGTCGTACCAGACCTCGAAAAGCGACTGTAGGTTTATTGCTGGCCGTAGGAGGAATGGACGCTAACAAAG GTGCTACATCTATTGATGCATTCTCACTGAGAGACAACGCGTGGAAAAACTTGGCAAACATGAGCGGAAGACGTTTGCAATTCGGTGCTGcagttgttgaaaaaaaattactagtCGTCGGAGGAAGGGATGGTCTCAAAACTTTGAACACCGTTGAGTGTTTCGACTTTTCTAGTTTAATTTGGAACACTTTGCCACCAATGAATACGCATCGACATGGATTAG GAGTCGCGGTATTAGAAGGACCTTTGTATGCTGTCGGAGGACACGATGGTTGGAGTTTTCTAAATACAGTAGAAAGGTGGGATCCGGCAGCGCGCCAATGGAGTTACATTGCCCCCATGTCGACGCAACGATCGACGGTTGGCGTAGCAGTGCTGAATAACAA GCTATACGCTGTAGGTGGCAGAGATGGTAGCTCGTGTTTAAGAACAGTGGAATGCTACGATCCCCATACAAATAAATGGACACCATGCGCTCCAATGTCAAAACGCCGAGGAGGAGTTGGCGTAGGTGTTGTTAACGGTTATCTTTACGCTTTAGGAGGACACGACGCACCTGCAAGCAACCCCAGTGCGAGTCGATTCGACTGCGTTGAgag GTACGATCCTAAAACCGACACGTGGACGATGGTGGCAGCAATGAGCGTAGCCAGAGACGCAGTTGGCGTTTGTGTACTCGGCGACAGGCTTTTAGCTGTCGGTGGATACGATGGTCAAC
- the LOC124186626 gene encoding kelch-like protein 5 isoform X1, with protein sequence MPTARSNKGDPEIRLNKADTEIRFSQREASTSEQSISSIVSSISISQDENFRVLKHAENSLKVMDSYFQKQQLTDVTLVAGNRRIPAHRLVLSAGSEYFAAMFTSTLRESAQHEIELKGVDGDALLALVQYCYTGCIELREDSVETLLGTACLLQLNPVVKACCHFLIKQLHPSNCLGIRMFADTQGCAHLLSVAHAYTTEHFMEVISNQEFLSLSGNEVAKLLESEDVNVPSEETIFHALMTWLQHDPDNRCKDASKLLSYVKLPLLSPAFIADNIESNEVFRDQRAAQDLVMEALKYHLLPERRPLLQSGRTRPRKATVGLLLAVGGMDANKGATSIDAFSLRDNAWKNLANMSGRRLQFGAAVVEKKLLVVGGRDGLKTLNTVECFDFSSLIWNTLPPMNTHRHGLGVAVLEGPLYAVGGHDGWSFLNTVERWDPAARQWSYIAPMSTQRSTVGVAVLNNKLYAVGGRDGSSCLRTVECYDPHTNKWTPCAPMSKRRGGVGVGVVNGYLYALGGHDAPASNPSASRFDCVERYDPKTDTWTMVAAMSVARDAVGVCVLGDRLLAVGGYDGQQYLTLVEAYDPHLNEWQEVNVSPLKMGRAGPCVVVKNLIGKT encoded by the exons ATGCCGACAGCCCGTTCGAACAAAGGCGATCCGGAGATCCGTTTGAACAAAGCCGATACGGAAATCCGTTTTTCACAAAGAGAAGCATCGACGAGTGAACAGAGCATATCCAGCATTGTGTCAAGCATTTCGATATCACAGGATGAAAACTTCCGGGTTCTCAAACATGCCGAGAATAGCCTCAAAGTTATGGATTCTTACTTTCAGAAGCAACAGCTCACCGATGTCACTTTGGTGGCAG GCAACAGACGAATTCCTGCGCATCGTCTTGTTCTGAGCGCTGGCTCAGAATATTTTGCAGCAATGTTTACAAGCACCCTGAGAGAATCGGCACAGCATGAAATCGAGCTGAAGGGAGTCGATGGAGATGCGCTCTTGGCACTCGTCCAGTACTGTTATACcg GATGCATAGAACTGCGAGAAGATAGCGTCGAAACACTACTCGGAACTGCATGTCTGCTACAATTGAATCCGGTGGTGAAAGCCTGCtgtcactttttaataaaacaacTTCACCCAAGTAATTGTCTCGGTATAAGAATGTTTGCCGATACTCAAGGCTGCGCGCATTTATTAAGCGTCGCGCACGCCTACACGACAGAACATTTCATGGAAGTAATAAGCAATCAAGAATTTTTATCCCTATCCGGTAACGAAGTCGCTAAACTTTTGGAATCCGAGGATGTAAACGTTCCGTCGGAGGAAACGATTTTTCAC gcTCTAATGACATGGTTGCAACATGATCCTGATAATCGGTGCAAGGATGCAAGCAAGTTACTAAGCTACGTTAAACTGCCGCTACTATCGCCTGCT TTCATAGCCGACAACATTGAAAGCAACGAAGTATTCAGAGACCAAAGAGCTGCTCAAGATTTAGTCATGGAGGCTTTGAAGTACCACCTACTACCTGAACGCAGACCCTTGTTGCAATCCGGTCGTACCAGACCTCGAAAAGCGACTGTAGGTTTATTGCTGGCCGTAGGAGGAATGGACGCTAACAAAG GTGCTACATCTATTGATGCATTCTCACTGAGAGACAACGCGTGGAAAAACTTGGCAAACATGAGCGGAAGACGTTTGCAATTCGGTGCTGcagttgttgaaaaaaaattactagtCGTCGGAGGAAGGGATGGTCTCAAAACTTTGAACACCGTTGAGTGTTTCGACTTTTCTAGTTTAATTTGGAACACTTTGCCACCAATGAATACGCATCGACATGGATTAG GAGTCGCGGTATTAGAAGGACCTTTGTATGCTGTCGGAGGACACGATGGTTGGAGTTTTCTAAATACAGTAGAAAGGTGGGATCCGGCAGCGCGCCAATGGAGTTACATTGCCCCCATGTCGACGCAACGATCGACGGTTGGCGTAGCAGTGCTGAATAACAA GCTATACGCTGTAGGTGGCAGAGATGGTAGCTCGTGTTTAAGAACAGTGGAATGCTACGATCCCCATACAAATAAATGGACACCATGCGCTCCAATGTCAAAACGCCGAGGAGGAGTTGGCGTAGGTGTTGTTAACGGTTATCTTTACGCTTTAGGAGGACACGACGCACCTGCAAGCAACCCCAGTGCGAGTCGATTCGACTGCGTTGAgag GTACGATCCTAAAACCGACACGTGGACGATGGTGGCAGCAATGAGCGTAGCCAGAGACGCAGTTGGCGTTTGTGTACTCGGCGACAGGCTTTTAGCTGTCGGTGGATACGATGGTCAAC
- the LOC124186634 gene encoding BTB/POZ domain-containing protein KCTD12: protein MEAAQDVGGATVRSVVELNVGGVFYTTSLSTLTGEGDSNLAGMFGEKSSVERDAKGKYFLDRDGVLFRYVLDFLRNKALVLPEGFRERERLRQEAKFFGLPGLEKAVIEHAESPAIGKRPPGYITVGYRGSFAFGRDGLADVKFRKLSRILVCGRVALCRDVFGETLNESRDPDHGMSDRYTSRFFLKHNFIEQAFDMLQEQGFRLAGSCGSGTAGGSTEQLKPGVDAEENRWNHYNEFVFVRE, encoded by the coding sequence ATGGAGGCGGCCCAGGATGTCGGTGGTGCAACCGTTCGAAGTGTCGTCGAATTGAACGTGGGCGGCGTGTTTTACACTACGTCGTTATCGACCTTGACGGGTGAGGGAGATTCGAACCTGGCCGGTATGTTCGGTGAGAAATCGTCGGTCGAGCGAGACGCGAAGGGGAAGTACTTTCTGGATCGGGACGGAGTGCTTTTCCGTTACGTTCTCGACTTCCTGCGGAACAAGGCTCTCGTGTTGCCCGAGGGTTTCAGGGAGCGGGAACGGCTTCGACAGGAGGCCAAGTTCTTCGGACTTCCGGGACTCGAGAAGGCGGTCATAGAGCACGCGGAATCACCGGCGATCGGCAAACGGCCACCTGGTTACATAACCGTTGGGTATCGTGGAAGCTTCGCCTTTGGTCGGGACGGACTGGCCGATGTCAAGTTCCGCAAGCTCTCCAGGATCCTCGTCTGCGGACGAGTAGCTCTTTGCCGCGACGTCTTCGGCGAGACTCTTAACGAGAGCCGCGATCCTGATCACGGAATGTCCGATAGGTACACGTCGAGGTTCTTTCTTAAACACAATTTCATTGAACAGGCTTTCGACATGCTTCAGGAACAGGGATTTCGGCTTGCCGGTAGCTGCGGATCCGGCACTGCCGGTGGTAGTACCGAACAACTTAAACCTGGTGTTGATGCCGAGGAGAATCGGTGGAACCATTACAACGAGTTTGTATTCGTACGCGAGTAG